One genomic window of Candidatus Pseudobacter hemicellulosilyticus includes the following:
- a CDS encoding TonB-dependent receptor, whose translation MKILLTCLWVLCSLFVFAQKRTVTGIIYMDKQTPLAGATIQTKQQTVISDSAGRFTILADPNETLTISYVGAKTLLVLVPDKEELLVINLEYNDNNLNQVIVVGYQAQKKADLTGAVSVVKMNDIRNIPVGNPMKSLQGRVPGVYITSDGSPAGNATVRIRGIGTLGNNNPLYVIDGVPTERGLNEINPDDIESMQVLKDASSATIYGARAANGVIVITTKKGRKGTSSMTFNSSVSTQHYGTKMSVLNTEERGRAVWQAAVNGGVDPNDASQIYKFETETVNGKPVLRRVILPDFLDAAQTMRPADTKWFDEISRNSLITSNSITLSNGTENGSTLFSVGYYNNAGIIRESLLSRINARFNSEYRFFNDRLVIGENFSAMYAMGTGVPAEDIVGLSLLAQPIIPVYTLTGGWGGPAPGMTDRHNPVRLIEDNKQNKSRTYRLFGNAYASLILIPGLTLRSSIGIDYTGNYGRVLRKSYVSGFLSDPANQVTTSQNYSGNWVWANTAELNKRFGKHQVQVLAGSELIQFIAQGFFGSRQGYALENIDYAYLDAGSTLKDNGGSGSWNSLVSFFGKVNYTFNDRYLISGTIRRDGSSRFGTDNRYGNFPAFSLGWRLSEENFIKDRLPFISDLKLRYGWGQTGNQAIDNNAIFDLYSAIYGTDPTSDRDRGSAYDINGGNKGQLPSGFTKTQRGNNTLKWEATTQSNFGLDFGLFNQKISGSVDYFIKKTSDILLTPPSLAVIGEGGDPTVNGASMTNKGIEAIINYEGSVSRDLNFSLSFNIATYRNRITKLPENSLTAFAGNGNDKIIINRSIGSYYGYVADGLFQNQREVDEHAAQNGKGIGRIRYKDVNNDGVIDGDDRDYIGISDPDFTYGFNANISWKNIALSLFFQGVKGVLVNNGTKIYTDFSSIWPGTNWGSRTLDAWTPDNTASTIPALTLVDRNDEGRFSTYYLEPGSYLRLRNVELAYDLSNLTQRIHVKRARVFVQASNLLTIKNKKYTGPDPEAPNSTYPIPVIYTLGVNLSL comes from the coding sequence ATGAAAATTCTACTAACATGCTTGTGGGTTCTTTGCAGCCTTTTTGTGTTTGCACAAAAAAGAACCGTCACCGGGATTATCTATATGGATAAACAGACGCCGCTTGCCGGCGCTACCATCCAGACCAAACAACAGACGGTGATCTCAGATTCCGCCGGCCGCTTCACCATCCTGGCGGATCCAAATGAAACGCTGACCATCTCTTATGTTGGGGCCAAAACCTTACTGGTGCTGGTACCTGATAAAGAGGAGCTGCTTGTCATCAACCTTGAATACAATGACAACAACCTGAACCAGGTGATCGTTGTCGGATACCAAGCACAGAAGAAAGCGGACCTGACCGGTGCGGTATCCGTTGTTAAAATGAATGATATCAGAAATATTCCCGTCGGTAACCCGATGAAGTCTTTACAGGGACGTGTGCCTGGCGTTTATATTACCTCCGATGGCTCACCCGCCGGTAATGCTACGGTACGCATCCGGGGTATCGGCACACTGGGAAATAACAATCCCTTGTATGTGATAGACGGAGTGCCTACAGAACGCGGCCTTAACGAAATTAACCCTGATGATATTGAATCCATGCAGGTGTTGAAAGATGCTTCCTCGGCCACTATCTACGGAGCCAGGGCCGCGAACGGCGTGATCGTTATCACTACAAAGAAAGGCCGGAAAGGAACCAGCAGCATGACCTTCAATTCTTCGGTCTCCACCCAACATTATGGCACCAAAATGTCGGTATTGAATACCGAAGAACGCGGACGCGCCGTATGGCAGGCGGCAGTCAATGGCGGCGTTGATCCCAATGACGCCAGCCAGATATATAAATTTGAAACTGAAACCGTAAATGGGAAACCTGTGCTCAGACGGGTCATACTGCCGGATTTTCTTGATGCAGCCCAAACTATGCGGCCAGCTGATACCAAATGGTTTGATGAGATCTCACGAAATTCATTGATCACCAGCAACAGTATTACTTTGTCCAATGGCACAGAGAATGGCAGCACCCTTTTTTCTGTCGGCTATTATAACAATGCCGGCATCATCCGCGAGAGTCTGCTAAGCAGGATCAATGCACGTTTTAATTCGGAATACCGGTTCTTCAACGACCGGCTGGTGATCGGTGAGAACTTTTCTGCCATGTATGCAATGGGGACCGGCGTGCCGGCGGAAGATATAGTTGGGCTTTCCCTGCTGGCCCAACCGATCATTCCAGTCTATACCCTCACTGGTGGCTGGGGCGGACCGGCGCCTGGGATGACCGACCGGCACAATCCTGTCCGGCTGATCGAAGACAACAAACAAAATAAAAGCAGGACGTACCGCCTCTTTGGCAACGCCTATGCCAGTCTCATCCTCATTCCCGGACTGACGCTCCGTTCGAGTATCGGTATCGATTATACCGGAAACTACGGACGGGTACTGCGCAAATCCTATGTATCCGGTTTTTTATCAGATCCTGCCAACCAGGTCACTACAAGTCAGAACTATAGCGGCAACTGGGTATGGGCTAATACAGCCGAGCTGAATAAAAGGTTCGGCAAACACCAGGTGCAGGTGCTGGCCGGCAGCGAGTTGATCCAGTTTATTGCTCAGGGATTCTTTGGCTCCCGGCAAGGTTACGCACTGGAGAATATTGATTACGCCTATCTCGATGCTGGCTCTACGCTCAAAGACAATGGAGGATCAGGTTCCTGGAATTCACTGGTATCGTTTTTCGGAAAAGTGAACTACACGTTCAATGATCGTTACCTGATTTCCGGCACCATCCGCCGCGATGGATCTTCCCGGTTCGGTACGGACAACAGGTATGGCAATTTCCCGGCATTTTCACTGGGATGGCGATTGAGTGAAGAGAATTTCATAAAAGACAGGCTGCCGTTTATTTCAGACCTGAAACTGCGCTATGGCTGGGGTCAAACGGGTAACCAGGCTATTGATAACAACGCCATTTTCGATCTGTATTCCGCCATCTACGGAACTGATCCAACCTCAGACCGGGACAGGGGAAGCGCCTATGATATAAATGGAGGCAATAAAGGCCAGTTGCCCTCAGGCTTTACCAAAACACAACGCGGGAACAATACGCTTAAATGGGAGGCTACTACTCAATCCAACTTTGGTCTTGACTTTGGTTTATTCAACCAGAAGATCTCCGGTTCGGTGGATTATTTCATCAAGAAAACAAGTGATATCCTGCTGACACCACCCAGCCTTGCCGTTATCGGAGAAGGCGGAGATCCAACTGTAAACGGCGCTTCGATGACCAATAAAGGAATAGAAGCCATCATCAATTATGAAGGATCAGTTAGCAGGGACCTTAATTTCTCCCTGTCCTTTAATATAGCTACTTACCGAAACAGGATCACAAAGCTGCCTGAGAACTCGCTCACCGCGTTTGCAGGCAATGGCAATGACAAGATCATTATCAACCGTTCTATTGGTAGTTACTATGGTTATGTAGCGGATGGCCTCTTCCAGAACCAGCGTGAAGTAGATGAGCATGCTGCACAGAACGGGAAAGGCATTGGCCGCATCCGGTATAAGGATGTCAATAACGATGGGGTAATAGATGGGGACGACAGGGATTATATAGGTATCAGTGATCCTGATTTCACATACGGATTTAATGCTAACATCAGCTGGAAAAACATAGCGCTTTCCCTTTTCTTCCAGGGAGTAAAAGGCGTGCTGGTCAACAACGGCACCAAGATCTATACTGATTTTTCTTCCATCTGGCCGGGAACAAACTGGGGAAGCCGTACACTCGATGCATGGACGCCGGATAATACGGCATCTACCATTCCGGCACTCACACTCGTAGACAGGAATGATGAAGGCCGGTTCTCTACCTACTATCTTGAGCCTGGTTCCTACCTGCGACTGAGGAACGTTGAACTTGCTTATGACCTGAGCAACCTGACACAACGCATTCATGTAAAGCGGGCACGTGTTTTTGTACAGGCTTCTAACCTGCTCACCATAAAAAACAAAAAGTATACAGGTCCCGATCCGGAAGCGCCCAACAGCACCTACCCTATCCCGGTGATCTATACACTCGGCGTTAACCTGTCTCTTTAA
- a CDS encoding substrate-binding domain-containing protein — MKRKVSLKDIATKANVSAAAVSYVLNGQEHRVSPEMAHRIKTLAQKLNYRPHHIARSLKTRRTNTIGLVVANISYRFTTGITSAIEAEAKKHNYSVLIGSSDEELPKFSDLVNVLVDRDVDGLILLPVDNSEKEIKELLKSDIPFILMDRYFPDISTSYIALDNYRAAQDHVDYLVRLGHTHIAFINYEVSMYHLCERTRGYTDAMKRNKLPVNSKWNKAIRREKFDEDMQKAISQICTQPAKKRAIIFASDTLAIKGIRYLNQLGKKIPEDISVISFDESEAFDLFSCAVTHGRQPLEEMGRMAVQMLINEMANEKVTRQVLLPSGFVKGSSCGEDR, encoded by the coding sequence ATGAAAAGAAAAGTTTCTCTGAAGGATATAGCCACCAAGGCTAATGTTTCAGCTGCAGCGGTCTCTTACGTACTGAACGGACAAGAGCATCGTGTGAGCCCGGAAATGGCGCACCGGATCAAAACACTCGCCCAAAAACTCAATTATCGCCCGCATCATATCGCCCGCAGCCTCAAAACACGCAGAACAAATACAATTGGACTTGTTGTAGCCAATATCAGCTATCGTTTTACTACAGGTATTACCAGCGCCATCGAAGCCGAAGCAAAAAAGCACAATTATTCAGTGCTGATCGGCAGTTCGGATGAAGAACTGCCAAAATTCAGTGATCTTGTTAACGTGCTGGTTGACCGGGATGTTGATGGACTGATCCTGCTTCCGGTAGATAATTCAGAAAAGGAGATCAAGGAGCTGTTAAAATCTGACATACCCTTTATATTGATGGACCGCTATTTCCCGGACATCAGTACAAGTTATATCGCATTGGACAATTACCGGGCGGCACAGGATCATGTGGACTATCTTGTCAGGCTGGGGCATACACATATTGCCTTTATAAATTATGAGGTTTCCATGTACCATCTCTGCGAGCGGACGCGTGGTTATACAGATGCTATGAAACGGAACAAGCTGCCGGTAAATTCAAAATGGAATAAGGCTATACGTCGCGAAAAGTTTGATGAAGACATGCAAAAAGCGATCAGTCAGATCTGTACGCAACCAGCAAAGAAACGGGCCATCATCTTTGCGTCTGATACCCTGGCCATAAAAGGGATCCGCTACCTGAATCAACTTGGGAAAAAGATCCCCGAAGATATATCTGTGATCAGTTTTGATGAATCAGAAGCATTTGACCTGTTCAGCTGCGCAGTTACACACGGACGCCAGCCGCTGGAAGAGATGGGGCGAATGGCCGTGCAAATGCTGATCAATGAAATGGCGAATGAAAAAGTAACCAGGCAGGTGCTGTTACCGTCAGGCTTTGTAAAGGGTTCTTCCTGCGGAGAAGATAGGTGA
- a CDS encoding sugar porter family MFS transporter produces MKQKLKPGVVLIAIVAATGGLLFGFDTGVISGALPFLKQYWNLTDSSIEWVTTTVLLGAIAGAVISGKLADYLGRKRMIMINAVIFLIGAVGCAYAHELLWLVIMRIIIGLAIGITSFVVPMYIAEVSPMRHRGGLVTLNQLMITIGILVSYITDYWLSDDSNPESWRWMFAVGAVPAVILLTGMFFLPETPRWLISKGKLPEGDRVLRAIEDPDLIDRTLADIQSDQQFAKLNPQNASSIMKPWLRPALIITIGIFFFQQFSGVNTIIYYSPMIFKMSGIVSNTASILPAIIIGSVNVLACLFSVFMLDKVGRRKLYMIGIWGMIPSLTVLGLCFHFRDYLGASLPYFAVLSIVCYIIFIAISLAPLGWLLISEIFPFSVRGIGMSIGSLAHWGFNAIIAFTFLKLINAVGIAGTFWIYAAVCLAGAFWGYYFIPETKGKSLESIERHWKEGGSPKEL; encoded by the coding sequence ATGAAACAAAAACTTAAGCCTGGTGTGGTTCTTATTGCCATAGTCGCCGCCACCGGAGGATTGTTATTTGGCTTCGATACGGGTGTGATATCCGGCGCCCTTCCCTTTTTGAAACAATACTGGAACCTGACCGATTCAAGTATTGAGTGGGTTACAACAACTGTTTTGCTCGGAGCAATTGCAGGAGCTGTTATCAGTGGGAAACTGGCAGATTATCTCGGCCGAAAAAGAATGATCATGATCAATGCCGTCATTTTTCTGATCGGTGCTGTTGGCTGTGCGTACGCACATGAACTATTATGGCTTGTTATTATGCGGATCATCATCGGACTGGCTATCGGTATCACATCCTTTGTAGTGCCAATGTACATTGCAGAGGTTTCGCCAATGAGGCATCGCGGTGGGCTTGTTACCTTAAACCAGCTTATGATCACTATCGGGATCCTCGTTTCCTATATTACCGATTACTGGTTGTCTGATGACAGCAATCCTGAATCCTGGCGCTGGATGTTTGCCGTCGGAGCAGTTCCTGCTGTTATACTTCTTACCGGTATGTTCTTTTTGCCGGAAACGCCACGCTGGCTGATCAGCAAAGGAAAATTACCCGAGGGAGATCGGGTGCTGCGTGCCATTGAAGATCCGGATCTTATAGACCGGACGCTTGCGGATATCCAATCTGATCAGCAATTCGCAAAGCTTAATCCGCAAAATGCTTCCAGTATTATGAAACCCTGGCTGAGACCAGCCCTGATCATCACCATCGGCATTTTCTTTTTTCAACAGTTTTCCGGGGTCAATACTATCATTTATTATTCCCCGATGATCTTTAAAATGTCTGGTATTGTCAGCAATACCGCCTCTATCCTGCCTGCCATCATCATAGGCAGCGTAAATGTGCTTGCCTGTCTTTTCTCTGTATTTATGCTGGATAAAGTAGGCAGGCGGAAACTGTACATGATCGGGATATGGGGCATGATCCCTTCGCTGACGGTCCTCGGTCTTTGTTTTCATTTCCGGGATTATCTTGGCGCCAGCCTCCCCTATTTTGCGGTGCTGAGTATTGTGTGTTATATTATTTTTATTGCTATCAGTCTGGCCCCATTAGGCTGGTTGCTTATTTCAGAAATATTCCCGTTTTCAGTCCGTGGTATTGGCATGAGCATAGGATCACTGGCACATTGGGGATTCAACGCCATCATTGCCTTCACTTTTTTAAAGCTGATCAATGCTGTCGGTATCGCCGGCACTTTCTGGATCTATGCTGCGGTATGTCTGGCAGGCGCGTTCTGGGGCTACTATTTTATTCCTGAAACAAAAGGTAAATCACTTGAATCCATAGAACGTCACTGGAAAGAAGGCGGATCTCCCAAAGAATTATAA
- a CDS encoding SusC/RagA family TonB-linked outer membrane protein, translating to MMKRIGLLATLFFISVAVTAQTVTLNGKNISLEKAFLEIESQCGYLVVCNISLLKEAKPVTIAAQDMPLQQFLELILRNQELDYAITNKNIVISRKPAGPSRITLTPVVETSDISGLILDPEGKPIPGATVSIKGTSRAISATADGRFSLRAIAETTVVVITAVGYQPVELRVKQENIIIVSGRASWRRNTKGELVLTLVREAQSMNEVVINSGYSQTTSRRVTGSTAVIAGEDLKGKPLANIDNLLQGKVAGLNVKAVSGRPGQSASIRIRGTNTITGNAEPLWVVDGVPLQKDIPSISSSQIKAGDFNTIFTGGIAGINPNDIATVTVLKDASAAAIYGSRAAGGVIVVTTKRGEAGKMRVSYSNNTSITLKPQRDANLMNSQEKIAWEQQLWDDFSRQGYNNNSYYPVVGLVGMVRSGKGDFAGMTVEQQDAYLKEAAGTSTNWFNELFRNSISQNHYLSLSGGSNTNTYYVSMGYSTNNGLVQKTSYERYNVSAKIELKPNRNLSLGLLTDLSVQTSKSPSVTEDLFRYAYFANPYEKPYNEDGSYRADKTYYNLKEVNGGGFDIYTPPNGVNMFREINETSNIGKNFSGTLTGNMTYRITNQLKFVGLGSFSYTDNRTDNINGRYTNTAFKDRLYFDAYPSVRTYGSITQTTANISSYLLRGQFQYDKRFSGGHYVSALAGSEIRSQNGKTLFAKRYGYDELTGNAVMPVPPSNQPVDYNKILSYAAMVDQLSGQSIVEDAFASFYGAADYSYKGKYIASFTARTDGSNNFGSNQQFNPTWSAGLSWNIDQEAFMLPLSHVVNALTLRVSTGFTGNINKSVYPQLIMDYNTTFRRTDDDYYRMGYIKNAPNKNLRWERTNDLKAALDFSLFQSRISGAVELYTRTSRDLVTALRVPTTTGFSQQSFNTSEVRNRGLEFTISTVNVKTKDFRWSTSVNMAFNENRLMKFTTPSGLRNFDWGAQVGYPLGSIFSGKVIGIDPLTGIYTFQIRPDAVINSNADLRDPANYMFFRGTGQAPITGGFNTSFTYKNFSLNIGGNYALNAYILDNINPVTSYSSIQTTGTDSREPIPAPIYDLYLNHLNVSRDRLNRWKPDSHITGAYPRLIDHFAAPLFLSQTNPTSSSVTDAIMRKNVSYLRVGSMTLSYGIPENLIKSLKLESLGFSFSMTNLFTFTNYDGIDPETPGAVYPLTRSLSVGVNVGF from the coding sequence ATGATGAAGCGGATTGGTCTTTTAGCAACCTTGTTCTTTATAAGCGTTGCAGTTACTGCCCAGACAGTAACGCTCAATGGAAAGAATATCTCACTGGAAAAAGCTTTCCTGGAAATAGAGTCGCAGTGCGGCTACCTCGTTGTTTGTAATATTTCGCTCCTGAAGGAAGCAAAGCCTGTTACTATTGCCGCGCAGGATATGCCGTTGCAGCAATTCCTGGAGCTGATCCTGCGCAACCAGGAACTGGATTATGCTATCACCAATAAGAATATTGTTATCTCCCGGAAACCGGCAGGTCCTTCCCGGATAACGCTTACTCCTGTAGTAGAGACAAGTGATATCAGTGGCCTTATTCTTGATCCGGAAGGCAAGCCCATTCCGGGAGCTACTGTTTCCATTAAAGGCACGTCCCGCGCCATTTCTGCAACAGCAGACGGCAGGTTCTCGCTCCGTGCTATTGCTGAAACTACAGTAGTGGTGATCACGGCTGTTGGCTACCAGCCCGTTGAACTGCGTGTCAAACAAGAGAATATCATTATTGTATCCGGTCGTGCCAGCTGGCGGCGCAATACTAAAGGGGAGCTTGTATTAACGCTTGTCCGTGAAGCGCAGTCGATGAATGAAGTGGTGATCAACTCCGGTTATTCGCAGACCACCAGTCGCCGGGTGACCGGTTCTACTGCAGTGATAGCCGGGGAAGACCTGAAAGGTAAACCGCTGGCCAATATTGATAATCTATTGCAGGGAAAAGTGGCAGGATTGAATGTGAAGGCTGTATCCGGCAGGCCGGGACAATCGGCCAGTATACGGATCCGGGGGACCAATACCATTACCGGAAATGCTGAACCACTCTGGGTAGTGGATGGTGTGCCGCTTCAGAAAGATATTCCTTCTATCTCTTCCAGCCAGATCAAGGCGGGAGATTTCAACACCATCTTTACCGGGGGGATTGCAGGAATTAACCCCAACGATATTGCTACTGTTACCGTTCTGAAAGATGCTTCTGCAGCGGCCATTTATGGTTCAAGAGCGGCAGGAGGGGTGATTGTAGTGACCACCAAAAGAGGGGAGGCCGGCAAAATGAGGGTCAGTTATTCCAATAATACTTCTATTACGCTGAAGCCGCAGCGGGATGCCAATCTCATGAATTCCCAGGAAAAGATCGCCTGGGAGCAGCAGCTGTGGGATGATTTCTCCCGGCAGGGTTACAATAACAATTCCTACTATCCTGTAGTAGGGCTGGTAGGCATGGTACGTTCCGGAAAAGGGGATTTTGCGGGCATGACCGTTGAGCAGCAGGATGCCTACCTGAAAGAGGCCGCCGGCACTTCTACCAACTGGTTCAATGAGCTATTCCGCAATTCCATTTCGCAGAACCATTACCTGTCCCTTTCAGGCGGCAGTAACACAAATACCTATTATGTATCGATGGGTTACTCCACCAATAACGGTCTTGTGCAAAAAACATCCTACGAGCGGTATAATGTGAGCGCCAAGATTGAACTGAAGCCTAACAGGAATCTTTCGCTCGGGTTGCTGACCGATCTTTCCGTTCAGACATCCAAAAGTCCATCTGTAACGGAGGATCTTTTCCGGTATGCCTACTTCGCCAACCCTTATGAGAAGCCCTACAATGAGGACGGTTCCTATCGCGCAGACAAAACCTACTATAACCTGAAAGAGGTGAACGGCGGGGGCTTTGATATCTATACCCCGCCCAATGGAGTGAATATGTTCCGGGAGATCAATGAGACTTCCAATATTGGCAAGAACTTTTCCGGAACCCTGACAGGTAATATGACCTACCGGATTACCAACCAGCTGAAGTTTGTAGGGCTGGGATCCTTTTCTTATACGGATAACCGGACTGATAATATCAATGGCCGGTATACCAATACTGCCTTTAAAGACCGGCTGTATTTTGACGCTTATCCTTCTGTCAGGACCTATGGCTCTATCACACAGACCACGGCCAATATCAGCAGTTACCTGTTGCGCGGGCAGTTCCAGTATGATAAGAGGTTCAGTGGCGGGCACTATGTCAGTGCGCTTGCCGGCTCTGAGATCCGTAGTCAGAATGGGAAAACCCTATTTGCCAAGCGGTATGGCTATGATGAACTGACCGGCAATGCTGTCATGCCGGTACCGCCATCCAATCAACCAGTTGATTACAATAAAATTTTGTCCTATGCGGCGATGGTGGATCAGCTTTCCGGTCAGAGCATTGTAGAAGACGCCTTTGCTTCTTTTTACGGCGCCGCTGACTATTCCTATAAAGGAAAATACATCGCCAGCTTTACAGCCCGGACAGATGGCTCCAATAATTTCGGCAGCAACCAGCAGTTTAATCCCACCTGGTCTGCGGGGCTGTCCTGGAATATCGACCAGGAAGCATTTATGCTACCGCTCAGCCATGTAGTGAATGCGCTTACCCTTCGCGTGTCCACCGGCTTTACCGGGAATATTAATAAATCAGTGTATCCCCAGCTGATCATGGACTATAATACCACGTTCAGAAGGACAGATGACGATTACTACCGCATGGGCTATATTAAAAATGCACCGAACAAAAACCTGCGCTGGGAAAGGACCAACGACCTCAAGGCGGCATTGGATTTCAGCCTGTTCCAGAGCAGGATCAGCGGTGCTGTGGAACTGTATACCCGGACAAGCCGCGACCTTGTCACCGCGCTGCGTGTGCCTACCACTACCGGTTTCAGCCAGCAGAGCTTCAATACTTCCGAGGTGCGCAACCGTGGACTTGAATTTACCATCAGCACCGTGAATGTGAAAACAAAGGATTTCAGGTGGTCTACTTCTGTTAACATGGCATTCAATGAGAACAGGCTGATGAAATTTACCACCCCATCGGGGCTGCGTAATTTCGACTGGGGCGCCCAGGTTGGTTACCCCCTGGGATCTATTTTCTCCGGCAAGGTTATAGGTATAGATCCTCTGACCGGGATATATACTTTCCAGATCCGCCCCGATGCCGTTATCAACAGCAATGCTGACCTGCGTGATCCGGCTAACTATATGTTCTTCCGGGGAACCGGTCAGGCGCCCATAACCGGTGGCTTTAATACTTCCTTCACCTACAAGAACTTTTCATTGAATATCGGCGGCAACTATGCTCTAAATGCCTATATACTTGATAATATCAATCCGGTTACTTCCTATTCCAGCATTCAGACTACCGGCACTGACAGCCGTGAGCCTATCCCGGCGCCCATTTATGATCTTTACCTGAATCACCTGAACGTCAGCCGGGACCGGTTAAACAGGTGGAAACCGGATAGTCATATTACAGGCGCCTATCCACGACTGATTGATCACTTTGCAGCCCCTTTATTCCTGAGCCAGACCAATCCTACCTCCAGTTCGGTGACAGATGCTATTATGCGTAAAAACGTTTCGTATTTACGTGTGGGCTCAATGACCCTGAGTTATGGAATACCGGAAAACCTGATCAAATCCCTGAAACTGGAATCGCTGGGCTTTAGTTTCTCCATGACCAACCTGTTCACCTTCACCAATTATGACGGAATAGACCCGGAAACACCAGGGGCTGTTTATCCGCTCACCCGTTCTCTTTCAGTTGGTGTCAATGTTGGATTTTAA
- a CDS encoding FecR domain-containing protein produces the protein MEKERFLVYWQSYLAGTATPAEVQELLAFIRTPAADLFLEEYFQTSGVAGFRAADLAEADWQLNWAGINASISQQQEVAKALPTRRFPAMLRWAAAAALAGIIATAFFFYPTGTKKKMASAELAQAPDIPPGKEGAVLTLADGSQLVLDSLKSGVIGAQQNVAISLADGQLTYQQKEPAASNSPAAIYNTISTPRGRQFRLLLPDGSRVWLNASSSIRYPVQFTGPKRKVEITGEAYFEIAANSARPFEVVGEGQQVEVLGTSFNINLYSDEPVKKTTLVSGAVKVSAGESAVLLKPGQEAVSAGTSLQLQQASGGATDWKDNIFNFHHASLPEVMRQLERWYDIEVSYPDGIPAIEFWGKTGRDMNLSQMISFLERSDVHCRLEPGNKLVVQNNPK, from the coding sequence ATGGAGAAAGAACGATTTTTAGTTTACTGGCAAAGTTATCTTGCTGGTACCGCCACTCCCGCTGAAGTGCAGGAATTATTGGCGTTTATCCGGACACCGGCCGCTGATCTGTTCCTGGAAGAATATTTTCAAACAAGTGGTGTCGCCGGATTTCGTGCGGCAGATCTTGCTGAGGCCGACTGGCAACTCAACTGGGCCGGTATAAACGCCAGCATCAGTCAACAGCAGGAGGTAGCCAAAGCCCTGCCAACCCGACGGTTTCCGGCTATGCTGCGTTGGGCCGCTGCCGCTGCACTGGCAGGTATTATTGCTACCGCTTTCTTTTTCTATCCTACCGGTACTAAGAAAAAAATGGCTTCGGCTGAACTGGCCCAGGCGCCGGATATTCCACCCGGAAAAGAGGGGGCTGTGCTGACGCTTGCAGATGGAAGCCAGCTTGTGCTGGATAGTCTGAAAAGCGGTGTTATTGGCGCACAGCAGAATGTAGCTATCAGTCTTGCCGATGGGCAGCTCACTTATCAACAGAAAGAGCCGGCTGCCTCAAATTCCCCGGCAGCCATCTATAATACCATTTCTACCCCGCGTGGACGGCAGTTCCGCCTGTTGCTGCCGGATGGTTCACGTGTCTGGCTCAATGCTTCATCAAGCATTCGCTATCCTGTACAGTTTACCGGCCCCAAAAGAAAGGTGGAGATCACGGGGGAGGCCTACTTTGAAATAGCCGCCAATTCGGCCAGGCCGTTTGAAGTGGTGGGAGAGGGGCAGCAGGTAGAAGTGCTGGGTACTTCCTTTAACATCAATCTCTACAGCGATGAGCCGGTAAAGAAGACCACACTGGTATCCGGAGCGGTTAAAGTCTCTGCCGGCGAATCCGCTGTCCTGCTGAAACCTGGCCAGGAGGCTGTATCTGCCGGGACTTCTCTGCAGTTGCAGCAGGCATCCGGAGGTGCAACAGACTGGAAGGATAATATCTTCAATTTTCACCATGCCAGTTTACCGGAGGTTATGCGCCAGCTGGAGCGTTGGTATGATATAGAAGTAAGCTACCCGGACGGGATCCCTGCTATTGAGTTCTGGGGCAAAACAGGGAGGGATATGAACCTCTCGCAAATGATTTCCTTCCTGGAACGATCTGATGTACACTGTCGCCTGGAGCCCGGAAATAAGCTCGTTGTACAGAATAACCCTAAGTGA
- a CDS encoding RNA polymerase sigma-70 factor, translated as MSVRNINNDPVLLGRIADGDPQAFESLYRQFRSTTFSIALHFVKSPFGAEEVTQEVYVGVWISRAGLRDVENIEAYLYTSTFNKAVQYLKKQKNQEEVMVWAADQGEDQHNVTEELVTYREISRSLQAAIEQLPPQKKIIYRLNKEQGLSYKDIADKLNISPHTVKNHLVETMKILKQSLRHFPASAAFIEITRIFFSGR; from the coding sequence TTGTCCGTACGTAATATAAATAATGACCCCGTACTCCTTGGCCGTATAGCAGATGGTGACCCCCAGGCTTTTGAATCCTTGTACAGGCAATTCCGCTCCACTACCTTTTCTATAGCCCTGCATTTTGTTAAATCCCCCTTTGGCGCGGAAGAAGTGACGCAGGAAGTATATGTGGGTGTATGGATCAGTCGCGCCGGTCTCAGGGATGTTGAAAACATTGAGGCCTACCTGTATACCAGCACATTTAACAAGGCTGTTCAATACCTTAAAAAGCAAAAGAACCAGGAAGAAGTAATGGTCTGGGCCGCCGACCAGGGGGAGGATCAGCACAATGTAACGGAAGAGCTGGTTACTTACCGGGAGATCAGCCGCTCCCTGCAGGCTGCCATTGAGCAGTTGCCTCCGCAGAAGAAGATCATCTACAGACTTAATAAAGAGCAGGGCCTTAGTTATAAAGACATTGCAGATAAGTTGAATATATCTCCCCATACCGTTAAGAACCACCTGGTGGAGACCATGAAGATCCTCAAGCAAAGTCTGCGTCATTTCCCCGCTTCTGCCGCCTTCATTGAAATTACCCGGATATTTTTTTCCGGCAGGTAG